In one window of Deltaproteobacteria bacterium DNA:
- a CDS encoding PASTA domain-containing protein — MYNADQRRFGRRVNLLRFLFVVLILFVFARSAQLQIGQHHELDRLARSQYLDDIQLPARRGQIYDRNGEPLAIAIDVPSVYANPAKVVDARAAARDLAPILKLSRETIYHKLIGDRLFVWLKRQVDPEIAVKVQSLNIDGINITKESRRFYPHRELGSQLIGFTNIDVRGLEGIEKAFDEVLTGEPQVVGTERDGRGRTVLKGGLDLEQRTRGADVFLTIDVQIQHAVETALANAVKTTRARSAMGVVLDVASGDILASGVWPKFNPNLGSKAPAYTRRNRVITDMFEPGSTLKPVVIAGALESGTVKPNAVIFCENGSYTIYDRTIRDSKPHGWLSLTGVMQKSSNICAAKIGAAMGRQKLSQWLFNFGFGNRTGISFPGESTGLMRDPSKWADVGLATISFGHGIAVTAIQLAAAYRVLAAGGMYRSPRLVKYVRSAEGEHIDVPLALERQIISRKTTEYIRDMLEAAVKPEGTGVLASVPGYRVAGKTGTAQKPDFVAGGYTSDTFIAVFSGYLPANEPRVVIIVAIDEPKTHHTGGSVAAPAFSEIGATAMRVLGVSPSQPTKTPAVALANVVENENILQVTTPSLEVVNTPGTVPSFIGLTARQAVRRYAAANTGLDLDLLGTGIVVRQEPTAGTKNTNVDRLTLMMAQLTEQGR; from the coding sequence ATGTACAACGCTGACCAACGGCGATTTGGCCGACGGGTAAATTTATTAAGGTTTTTATTTGTCGTGCTAATTCTGTTTGTATTTGCCCGTTCAGCACAATTGCAAATTGGTCAACACCATGAGTTAGATCGTTTGGCTCGCAGCCAGTATCTTGACGATATTCAACTACCAGCTCGTCGTGGTCAAATTTATGATCGTAATGGTGAACCTTTAGCTATTGCTATTGATGTACCTTCAGTATACGCAAATCCAGCAAAGGTTGTTGATGCTCGAGCGGCTGCTCGTGATTTAGCACCAATTTTAAAGCTATCGCGTGAAACGATTTATCACAAATTAATAGGCGACCGTTTATTTGTTTGGCTAAAACGACAAGTTGATCCTGAAATTGCGGTTAAAGTACAATCGCTAAATATTGATGGTATTAACATCACCAAAGAATCGCGACGTTTTTATCCACATCGCGAACTTGGTTCCCAACTTATAGGTTTTACGAACATAGATGTTCGTGGTCTTGAAGGTATTGAGAAAGCTTTTGACGAAGTTTTAACTGGTGAACCACAAGTTGTGGGCACAGAACGAGATGGTCGTGGTCGGACGGTGTTAAAAGGTGGGCTTGATCTTGAACAACGCACCCGTGGTGCTGATGTATTTTTAACTATTGATGTACAGATTCAACACGCAGTTGAAACAGCATTAGCAAATGCTGTTAAGACTACACGGGCACGCTCAGCAATGGGTGTGGTTTTAGATGTCGCAAGCGGAGATATTCTCGCTAGTGGTGTATGGCCCAAATTTAACCCAAACCTCGGATCTAAAGCACCGGCATACACTCGTCGTAATCGGGTAATTACCGACATGTTTGAACCAGGTTCTACTTTAAAACCTGTTGTCATTGCAGGGGCTTTAGAAAGTGGCACGGTTAAGCCTAATGCTGTTATATTTTGTGAAAACGGTAGCTATACAATATACGACCGTACTATTCGTGACAGCAAACCTCACGGTTGGCTATCTCTTACTGGTGTGATGCAGAAATCATCAAATATTTGTGCTGCCAAAATCGGCGCAGCTATGGGGCGCCAGAAACTAAGTCAATGGTTATTTAATTTTGGTTTTGGCAATCGTACTGGTATTTCATTTCCCGGTGAATCCACCGGACTAATGCGTGATCCTTCAAAATGGGCTGATGTCGGTCTGGCAACGATATCTTTTGGCCATGGTATTGCAGTAACCGCCATTCAATTAGCAGCAGCTTATCGCGTTTTGGCAGCGGGAGGGATGTACCGTTCACCACGACTAGTTAAATACGTTCGTTCTGCTGAAGGGGAACATATTGACGTACCATTGGCTTTAGAGCGACAAATTATAAGTCGTAAAACTACTGAATATATACGAGACATGTTAGAAGCGGCAGTAAAACCTGAGGGCACTGGCGTGCTGGCTTCTGTACCTGGTTATCGTGTGGCTGGTAAAACTGGTACTGCTCAAAAACCTGACTTTGTAGCTGGTGGTTACACTTCAGATACATTTATCGCAGTTTTTTCGGGATACCTGCCAGCAAATGAACCACGAGTAGTTATTATTGTAGCTATTGATGAACCCAAGACACATCATACCGGCGGCTCTGTAGCCGCACCAGCTTTTTCGGAGATTGGTGCAACAGCTATGCGGGTGCTAGGGGTTTCACCTTCACAACCAACTAAAACACCTGCAGTTGCTTTAGCTAATGTGGTTGAGAATGAAAATATTCTTCAAGTCACAACACCTTCGCTTGAGGTTGTTAATACTCCAGGTACTGTACCTTCATTTATCGGTTTAACCGCTCGTCAAGCAGTTCGTCGTTATGCTGCTGCAAATACTGGTCTTGATCTTGATTTATTAGGTACCGGTATTGTTGTGCGGCAAGAGCCCACTGCAGGCACTAAAAATACAAATGTCGATCGCCTTACCTTGATGATGGCGCAGCTCACGGAGCAAGGGAGATAA
- a CDS encoding UDP-N-acetylmuramoyl-L-alanyl-D-glutamate--2,6-diaminopimelate ligase yields MIMLRDLFTGIDATIIGPDVEVTALACDSRQISEGACFAALNGALRDGHEFIFDAIERGAKSIICERVITDKNITNIIVKDSRLALALAARRLFADPAHLLKMVGITGTSGKTTTSYLIQSILHEANLIPGLIGTNGYRYKEHESTTGLTTPESIDVIKLLRQMLDVGTRSVVMEVSSHSLCQHRVAGIDYDVAAFLNLSHEHLDYHHTLEDYFEAKAILFRQRLKSNGIAVLNYDDKYAKKLVNEPGLQVISFSLNGDTTANIRLLNAKLANNQSELEVITPRGTLQIISPLIGSFNIENILAAVSIAEALGLAPSAIIKGIVKLGVVPGRLEKVNQSGQPLVLIDYAHKPDALAKALKVTRNITSGRLICVFGCGGDRDATKRPIMGQIAAELADWIIVTNDNPRSEDPLEIASAIEQGLRAANANIAETPDKRGYVIELDRSQAIRRAITAANLNDTVLIAGKGHETYQILPQGTRHFDDREEARAVLQKTAC; encoded by the coding sequence ATGATAATGCTGCGCGATTTATTTACCGGTATTGATGCCACCATAATTGGACCAGATGTTGAGGTAACTGCTTTAGCCTGTGATTCGCGTCAGATTTCTGAAGGAGCATGCTTTGCGGCTTTAAATGGGGCTTTGCGTGATGGGCATGAGTTTATTTTTGATGCAATAGAGCGGGGCGCTAAAAGTATTATTTGTGAGCGTGTGATTACTGATAAAAATATTACTAATATAATTGTAAAAGATTCACGTTTAGCATTAGCATTAGCTGCCCGTCGTTTGTTTGCTGATCCTGCTCATCTATTAAAAATGGTGGGTATTACAGGCACGAGTGGTAAGACTACGACAAGTTATTTAATTCAATCAATTTTACATGAAGCAAATTTGATCCCTGGGCTTATTGGAACAAATGGTTATCGTTATAAAGAGCACGAAAGTACTACTGGGTTAACCACACCAGAGTCTATTGATGTTATTAAACTTCTCAGGCAAATGCTTGATGTAGGTACTCGTTCTGTAGTTATGGAAGTTAGTTCTCATTCTTTATGCCAACATCGTGTTGCTGGCATTGACTACGACGTAGCTGCTTTTTTAAATCTAAGTCATGAACATTTAGACTACCACCATACTCTCGAAGATTATTTTGAAGCCAAAGCAATACTGTTTCGCCAACGACTTAAAAGTAATGGCATCGCAGTACTAAATTACGATGATAAATACGCGAAGAAATTAGTAAACGAACCAGGTTTGCAGGTAATAAGTTTTTCTTTAAACGGCGATACTACAGCGAACATTCGTTTGCTTAATGCAAAGCTTGCTAATAATCAGAGTGAGCTTGAAGTGATTACCCCGCGTGGAACGCTACAAATAATTTCACCACTTATCGGAAGTTTTAATATTGAAAATATTCTTGCGGCAGTGAGTATTGCTGAAGCTTTAGGGCTTGCACCAAGTGCCATTATCAAAGGTATTGTAAAGCTTGGCGTAGTTCCTGGTCGTTTAGAGAAGGTAAATCAATCTGGACAACCGTTGGTTTTGATTGATTATGCCCATAAACCAGACGCTCTCGCTAAGGCATTGAAAGTTACTCGCAACATTACTTCTGGACGTTTGATTTGTGTATTTGGCTGTGGTGGTGATCGTGATGCAACAAAGCGGCCAATAATGGGGCAAATTGCGGCAGAACTAGCTGATTGGATAATCGTAACTAATGATAATCCACGCAGTGAAGATCCGTTGGAAATAGCTAGTGCTATTGAACAAGGTTTACGCGCTGCAAATGCCAATATTGCAGAAACTCCTGATAAGCGTGGCTATGTTATTGAGCTAGATCGTTCGCAAGCAATTCGTCGTGCTATTACTGCAGCAAACTTAAACGATACGGTATTAATTGCTGGAAAGGGCCACGAAACTTATCAAATTCTACCACAGGGTACGAGACATTTTGATGATCGTGAGGAGGCGCGAGCTGTCTTGCAGAAGACAGCTTGCTGA
- the murF gene encoding UDP-N-acetylmuramoyl-tripeptide--D-alanyl-D-alanine ligase, with the protein MADWDLGALARAAGSETIGGAQQLRIAAVGTDTRSLPVASLFVALRGKRFDGHRFINDAVTRGAQAVMVDREGAHFAENLKVPVLVVADTQKALGDMAHWVLKQLHQTVVGITGSNGKTTTKEMIAAVLAQRGAVHKTIGNFNNTIGLPLSILTCSKITWACVLEMGMSESGEIARLCEIAEPDVGLITMIGKAHLEQLGNCENVARAKAELFDKLPANGIGIVNLDDPLIMQIAVPFLGKRARVTFGRDAKADVRLLGSVAADDHVRIHLSVAGVTSEVLLPLPGPHNAMNATATAAVAYALGIDSQNIAAGLTQLAIPGGRMHVVRRPMDVSYIDDTYNANPDSMIAGLQALASIATTGRRIAILGDMLELGVDSSAMHRDIGREAGRIGISHVYALGPNAASMVTGARECGAWAQAYDSMEELCLDLDRILKPGDFVLVKGSRGMHMERAVAHLLERH; encoded by the coding sequence ATGGCCGATTGGGATCTCGGTGCGCTTGCGCGAGCGGCCGGATCAGAGACTATCGGAGGGGCGCAACAGTTGCGTATTGCTGCGGTAGGGACTGATACAAGGTCCCTACCAGTGGCAAGTCTCTTCGTTGCTCTGCGCGGCAAACGATTTGATGGTCATCGTTTTATTAACGATGCAGTGACGCGAGGTGCACAAGCGGTAATGGTAGACCGTGAAGGTGCTCATTTTGCTGAAAATCTTAAAGTGCCGGTACTAGTTGTTGCTGATACCCAAAAAGCTTTAGGTGATATGGCTCATTGGGTGCTTAAACAATTACATCAGACTGTTGTGGGCATAACCGGTTCAAATGGTAAAACTACAACCAAAGAGATGATTGCTGCGGTGTTAGCGCAGCGGGGAGCTGTGCATAAAACTATTGGCAATTTTAATAATACGATTGGTTTACCGCTGTCCATATTAACTTGCTCTAAAATAACTTGGGCTTGTGTTCTTGAAATGGGCATGAGTGAGAGTGGTGAAATAGCTCGTTTATGTGAAATTGCTGAGCCAGATGTTGGCTTAATTACCATGATCGGTAAAGCTCATCTTGAACAACTTGGAAATTGCGAAAATGTAGCCAGAGCCAAAGCTGAGCTTTTCGACAAACTGCCAGCCAATGGTATTGGCATAGTTAATCTCGATGATCCCTTAATAATGCAAATAGCTGTACCGTTTTTAGGCAAACGAGCACGTGTTACTTTTGGTCGTGATGCTAAAGCTGATGTACGCTTATTAGGTTCAGTCGCTGCTGATGATCATGTCCGCATACATTTATCTGTAGCAGGTGTTACTAGCGAGGTATTGTTACCTCTACCCGGTCCTCATAATGCCATGAATGCTACCGCAACTGCTGCAGTAGCCTATGCGTTAGGTATCGATAGTCAAAATATCGCTGCAGGTCTTACGCAGCTTGCAATCCCTGGCGGACGTATGCATGTTGTGCGAAGACCAATGGACGTTAGTTATATTGACGATACTTATAATGCTAACCCTGATTCGATGATTGCAGGTTTGCAGGCCTTGGCAAGTATAGCTACCACAGGTCGTCGAATCGCTATTTTAGGCGATATGTTAGAACTTGGCGTTGATTCATCAGCTATGCATCGTGATATTGGCAGAGAGGCTGGTCGAATCGGAATTAGCCATGTCTATGCGCTTGGGCCAAATGCAGCGTCGATGGTTACTGGTGCTCGTGAATGCGGAGCGTGGGCACAGGCTTATGATAGCATGGAAGAACTTTGTCTTGATCTTGATCGCATACTTAAACCTGGAGATTTTGTGTTAGTGAAGGGTTCACGTGGAATGCATATGGAACGTGCGGTAGCTCATCTATTGGAGCGCCACTAA
- a CDS encoding phospho-N-acetylmuramoyl-pentapeptide-transferase: protein MLYHLFNAFANEVGPFRVFRYPSFRVPAAALTALVITLWLFPRFIAHIKSLQYGSSNVREDTPDRHQQKTGTPTMGGLFILIAVVGSILLWADLANGYVWALLLVLLGFGAIGFIDDWRKISKKNSKGLPGRQKIYMQILVLTIVTAVLFAGANGWLPFKPISYDTRLSLPFVATKFFNFDIGWAYIPFAFFVIIATSHAVNLTDGLDGLAIGPTAVSASTFLILSYAAGLVLTFQFGGQWVDFNVAAYLNIPHIEGVSELAVVCSAIVGAGIGFLWFNTFPASVFMGDVGALALGAALGSIAVLTKNEFLSVIIHGVFVVEALSVVSQVASYQLFGRRIFRMAPIHHHFELAGVAEPKIIVRFWIVSIMLALVALVSLKLR, encoded by the coding sequence ATGCTTTATCATTTATTTAATGCTTTTGCTAACGAAGTAGGTCCGTTTCGAGTATTTCGTTATCCCTCTTTTCGCGTTCCCGCAGCGGCGTTAACCGCATTAGTGATTACCTTGTGGTTATTTCCACGCTTTATTGCTCATATTAAATCTCTTCAATATGGTTCAAGTAACGTACGCGAAGATACCCCAGATCGGCATCAACAAAAAACGGGTACTCCCACCATGGGAGGATTGTTTATTCTAATAGCTGTTGTTGGCAGCATTTTGCTGTGGGCTGATTTAGCTAATGGTTATGTTTGGGCATTATTATTAGTACTGCTTGGTTTTGGGGCAATAGGATTTATTGATGATTGGCGAAAAATTTCTAAGAAAAACTCAAAAGGATTACCTGGGCGCCAAAAAATATATATGCAAATATTAGTGTTAACTATAGTTACGGCAGTTTTATTTGCTGGTGCAAATGGTTGGTTACCTTTTAAGCCAATCTCTTATGATACACGATTATCGCTGCCTTTTGTCGCAACCAAATTTTTTAATTTTGATATTGGCTGGGCCTATATTCCTTTTGCTTTTTTCGTAATTATCGCTACCTCACACGCGGTCAATCTTACTGATGGTTTAGATGGCCTAGCAATTGGTCCTACCGCAGTTTCGGCAAGTACCTTTTTGATTTTATCTTATGCCGCTGGTTTAGTTTTAACATTTCAGTTTGGTGGTCAGTGGGTAGATTTTAATGTCGCGGCTTATTTAAATATTCCTCATATTGAAGGTGTTAGCGAACTTGCTGTCGTGTGCAGCGCTATAGTTGGCGCAGGTATTGGATTCTTATGGTTTAATACGTTTCCAGCTTCGGTTTTTATGGGTGATGTTGGCGCACTTGCATTAGGCGCTGCGCTTGGCAGTATTGCAGTGCTTACAAAAAATGAGTTTCTTTCGGTAATTATTCACGGAGTTTTTGTTGTTGAAGCATTAAGTGTTGTCTCACAAGTTGCAAGCTATCAACTTTTTGGTCGTCGAATATTTCGTATGGCCCCTATTCATCATCATTTTGAACTTGCAGGTGTTGCCGAACCAAAAATTATTGTTCGTTTTTGGATTGTGTCTATCATGTTAGCCCTGGTGGCATTGGTGTCATTAAAGTTGCGATGA
- the murD gene encoding UDP-N-acetylmuramoyl-L-alanine--D-glutamate ligase — translation MDCVYHVSPGGIGVIKVAMSLLVANNETLNSLDQILGNLNSHCVGVLGLGVAGRAMALYLARRGAKVIGLDSNVTINNADELKQASIELHLGDSNIEVVGNIDGLAISPGVDPRQTLVTSCLNRNIPVFGELELVGKLPARVVGITGTNGKSTTTAMIAALIKGVGKQVFIGGNFGEPLVAWLDRNEKVDTAVIELSSFQLETAFRFNANVAIILNLTPDHLNRYESFAEYGQAKRRIIENLSQESVAILSFDDPSIRDMATATKARVWWFSTQSKDIPGDGAFLDGELMVPVGSLSSYPSINLTHSYLLGRHNRQNALAAILAAYALNIKDSSELYHAYQEFHGLEHRLEFIDEVNGVRFINDSKATNDDAAAIAINAIEKPIVLLLGGRSKGSGYQNIYKSATGKLRAIVAFGEARDEIAKTFNGYCDLFLTNNMTQALRQSIGIAQIGDVVMLSPACASFDEFSNYSERGRVFKQLVHDFAKGRPI, via the coding sequence TTGGATTGTGTCTATCATGTTAGCCCTGGTGGCATTGGTGTCATTAAAGTTGCGATGAGTCTTTTAGTTGCAAATAACGAGACTCTAAATAGTCTCGATCAAATACTGGGTAACCTTAACAGCCATTGTGTCGGTGTTTTGGGTTTAGGTGTTGCTGGTCGTGCTATGGCTTTATATTTAGCTCGTCGCGGTGCGAAAGTTATTGGTCTTGATAGTAATGTAACGATTAATAATGCTGACGAATTAAAGCAAGCTAGTATTGAATTACATTTAGGAGATTCCAATATAGAAGTAGTTGGTAACATTGATGGGTTAGCAATTTCTCCTGGCGTTGATCCTCGTCAAACACTTGTTACTAGCTGTCTTAATCGCAATATACCGGTTTTTGGTGAGCTTGAGTTAGTTGGTAAGCTACCCGCACGTGTTGTTGGTATAACCGGAACTAACGGCAAGAGTACTACCACAGCTATGATTGCAGCTTTAATAAAAGGGGTTGGCAAACAAGTTTTTATTGGCGGCAATTTTGGTGAACCACTTGTTGCTTGGCTTGATCGCAACGAAAAAGTAGATACCGCAGTAATTGAACTTTCAAGTTTTCAATTAGAAACTGCTTTTCGTTTTAATGCAAATGTCGCAATAATTCTAAATCTTACTCCTGATCATCTTAATCGTTATGAATCATTTGCAGAATATGGTCAGGCAAAACGACGAATTATTGAAAATCTTTCTCAAGAAAGTGTGGCTATATTATCATTTGATGATCCTTCGATTCGCGATATGGCAACTGCCACTAAAGCGCGGGTGTGGTGGTTTTCTACTCAAAGTAAAGATATCCCAGGTGATGGTGCCTTTCTTGACGGTGAGTTGATGGTGCCAGTGGGATCGTTATCATCTTACCCAAGTATTAATTTAACTCATTCATACCTACTTGGTCGTCACAATCGCCAGAATGCTTTGGCAGCAATACTAGCGGCTTATGCATTAAATATAAAGGATAGCTCAGAATTATATCACGCTTATCAAGAATTTCATGGTTTAGAGCACCGCTTAGAGTTCATTGATGAAGTTAACGGGGTACGTTTTATCAATGATTCAAAAGCAACAAATGATGACGCAGCCGCTATTGCGATAAATGCTATTGAGAAACCTATAGTTTTACTTTTAGGTGGGCGTAGTAAGGGTAGTGGTTATCAGAATATTTACAAATCCGCCACCGGAAAATTGCGCGCTATTGTAGCTTTTGGTGAAGCACGAGATGAAATTGCCAAAACCTTTAATGGATACTGTGATTTATTTCTTACCAATAATATGACGCAGGCGTTACGTCAGAGCATTGGTATTGCACAAATAGGTGATGTGGTGATGCTTTCACCTGCATGTGCAAGTTTTGATGAATTTAGTAATTATAGTGAGCGTGGTCGCGTTTTTAAACAATTGGTACATGACTTCGCAAAAGGGCGGCCAATATGA
- the ftsW gene encoding putative lipid II flippase FtsW, with product MTSLTTIRNLPAKSAKRNTISASKNNDIILIVATAILASFGLVLVYSASSVFAAKYYGDAEHFLIQQTVWCLIGVIALYATSKTNSIRLYQMVPWLLLLTLICCALVLIPGIGKHVNGAQRRLDFGFFGFQPSEFCKLTIILALARILERRESKPMQERVSLIGPVLLLQIPVLFILIEPDLGTALVIELIIGITVFVAGVRVRTLALFGLAALPILYHLIVATPFRLRRLLSYIDPWAYRSTVGYQITESLISIGSGGITGVGLGGGKHKLFFLPEAHTDFVFAIVGEELGLLGIAFLLLVFGVFIWRAIHIAMQAKSVFEGYLALGLTSLVGVPVLFNTGVATGLLPTKGLALPFISYGGSNLVVTFIAVGLLLSVARNSSVNERRFSNRDCQKLSQKRAATAEGA from the coding sequence ATGACAAGTCTAACAACTATTCGTAATCTACCGGCTAAAAGCGCCAAGCGAAATACTATCTCTGCGTCGAAAAATAATGACATTATACTAATTGTTGCAACAGCCATTCTTGCAAGTTTTGGTTTGGTTTTAGTTTACTCTGCAAGCTCAGTATTTGCAGCAAAATATTATGGTGATGCCGAACATTTTTTAATACAACAAACAGTATGGTGTCTTATTGGTGTTATTGCTCTTTATGCTACTAGTAAAACTAATTCTATTCGTTTGTATCAAATGGTACCATGGTTGTTATTATTAACTCTAATATGCTGTGCTTTAGTTCTTATACCCGGAATAGGTAAACACGTTAATGGTGCGCAGCGTAGGTTAGATTTTGGTTTCTTTGGCTTTCAACCTTCTGAATTTTGCAAACTTACTATTATTCTAGCACTAGCACGTATTTTAGAACGTCGTGAAAGCAAACCAATGCAAGAGAGGGTAAGTCTCATTGGTCCGGTATTACTGCTGCAAATTCCTGTTTTATTTATTTTAATAGAGCCAGATTTAGGAACTGCACTAGTTATCGAATTGATTATTGGTATTACGGTATTTGTTGCCGGTGTACGAGTTCGTACTTTGGCGTTATTTGGCTTAGCGGCTTTGCCAATATTATATCATCTAATTGTTGCAACTCCTTTTCGTCTGCGACGTTTATTGTCATATATTGATCCATGGGCTTATCGTTCAACTGTAGGTTATCAAATTACCGAATCATTAATCTCAATTGGCTCCGGTGGTATTACCGGCGTTGGGCTTGGTGGTGGCAAGCATAAGTTATTCTTTTTACCAGAAGCACATACTGATTTTGTTTTTGCAATTGTAGGTGAAGAACTTGGTCTGCTTGGCATAGCATTTTTATTACTGGTTTTCGGTGTTTTTATTTGGCGTGCAATACACATTGCCATGCAGGCAAAAAGTGTTTTTGAAGGTTATTTAGCCTTAGGTTTAACTTCACTCGTAGGCGTACCAGTATTATTTAATACTGGGGTCGCCACAGGTTTATTACCCACTAAGGGTCTCGCTTTACCGTTTATCAGCTATGGTGGTTCAAATTTAGTGGTGACTTTCATAGCTGTTGGTTTATTGCTTTCCGTCGCCCGCAATAGTTCAGTAAATGAACGTCGTTTCTCAAATCGAGATTGTCAGAAGTTGTCACAAAAACGTGCTGCCACTGCAGAAGGAGCATGA
- the murG gene encoding undecaprenyldiphospho-muramoylpentapeptide beta-N-acetylglucosaminyltransferase, translating to MNILIAGGGTGGHLFPGIAVAKELVSRDANHRILFVGSARGIEVTAVPRAGFELILLPISGLRRKSLWQMFIALCRVPIALLCALVLVRRFRPDVALSVGGYAAFAAIVAAWFMGVPCMVIEQNSVAGLTNRILSRFAKHVVVPLPTKAFAARKLRVLGNPVRPELVAVGAQTYAPQQPFKLLVFGGSQGAKALNEIMLAIAAQWQENKLNWSIVHQTGKADYERVVKSYETHGMQQVTIKPFIENMAEAYLEADLVLCRAGATTVAELTVCGRPSILVPYPFAVDDHQSAHARVLAAEGAAVHLPQSELSAPRLISLLFELQNEPIRLVQMATAARKLGKPDAALRIADLVIAEARHV from the coding sequence ATGAATATTCTCATAGCTGGTGGTGGCACTGGTGGCCATTTATTCCCCGGAATTGCAGTGGCTAAAGAATTGGTAAGCCGCGATGCAAATCATCGCATTTTATTTGTAGGCAGTGCTCGTGGTATTGAAGTTACTGCAGTACCACGAGCTGGTTTTGAACTTATATTATTACCAATATCTGGTTTGCGTCGTAAAAGTTTATGGCAAATGTTTATTGCGTTATGCCGGGTGCCGATTGCGTTGTTGTGTGCATTAGTATTAGTGCGACGTTTTCGTCCTGACGTTGCTTTAAGCGTTGGTGGCTATGCTGCTTTTGCCGCAATTGTTGCAGCTTGGTTTATGGGTGTTCCTTGCATGGTAATAGAACAAAATAGTGTTGCTGGTTTAACTAATCGTATACTAAGTAGATTTGCAAAGCATGTAGTAGTGCCATTACCAACTAAAGCTTTTGCGGCGCGAAAACTTCGTGTCCTTGGTAATCCGGTGCGTCCAGAGTTGGTAGCTGTTGGCGCACAAACATATGCACCGCAGCAGCCTTTTAAACTGTTAGTATTTGGTGGTTCACAAGGAGCGAAAGCTCTAAATGAAATCATGTTGGCAATAGCTGCACAATGGCAAGAAAATAAACTTAATTGGTCGATTGTGCATCAAACAGGCAAAGCAGACTATGAGAGAGTCGTAAAAAGCTATGAAACTCATGGAATGCAGCAAGTAACGATTAAGCCTTTCATTGAAAATATGGCCGAGGCCTATCTTGAAGCCGATTTAGTATTATGCCGTGCTGGTGCTACTACAGTTGCTGAACTAACAGTTTGTGGTAGGCCTTCTATTCTAGTGCCGTATCCTTTTGCGGTTGATGATCATCAAAGCGCTCATGCGCGTGTTTTAGCAGCAGAAGGCGCCGCGGTGCATTTGCCACAGAGTGAATTATCAGCGCCGCGGCTTATATCTTTGTTGTTCGAACTACAAAATGAACCAATACGTCTTGTGCAAATGGCAACAGCCGCACGTAAGCTAGGTAAACCAGACGCTGCTTTGCGTATAGCTGATCTTGTTATCGCGGAGGCGCGTCATGTTTAG